A portion of the Bombus pascuorum chromosome 8, iyBomPasc1.1, whole genome shotgun sequence genome contains these proteins:
- the LOC132909809 gene encoding protein MIX23 isoform X1, with protein MYVPTLFVLHIRKMATLSTACGDFLEFQDALKKMRQLDDKIIYMLNAILPTESFKGQSDPNAKCKDLYEQIQTGHKSRELAITSCLNASKEKVNQLKAERDNGNDSPQLLKALRKEQNTLRLLQSELNIEEVVKDHTVEVYYKKCRGFYKPPTDIEI; from the exons ATGTATGTACCCACGTTGTTTGTTCTCCATATTAGAAAAATGGCAACTTTGAGTACAGCATGCGGCGACTTTTTAGAGTTTCAG GATGCATTGAAAAAGATGCGGCAACTTGATGACAAAATCATTTATATGCTAAATGCTATACTTCCAACAGAATCATTTAAAGGACAAAGTGATCCTAATGCTAAATGTAAAGATTTATATGAACAAATTCAAACAGGTCATAAATCAAGGGAATTAGCTATTACAAGTTGTTTAAATGCATCCAAAGAAAAAGTGAACCAATTAAAAGCTGAAAGAGATAATGGTAATGATAGTCCTCAACTTCTTAAAGCattaagaaaagaacaaaatactTTACGCTTATTGCAATCAGAATTAAACATAGAAGAAGTTGTAAAAGACCATACAGTTGAGGTTTATTATAAGAAATGCCGTGGTTTTTATAAGCCACCGACTGATATAGAAATCTAA
- the LOC132909809 gene encoding protein MIX23 isoform X2 produces MIKDALKKMRQLDDKIIYMLNAILPTESFKGQSDPNAKCKDLYEQIQTGHKSRELAITSCLNASKEKVNQLKAERDNGNDSPQLLKALRKEQNTLRLLQSELNIEEVVKDHTVEVYYKKCRGFYKPPTDIEI; encoded by the exons ATGattaag GATGCATTGAAAAAGATGCGGCAACTTGATGACAAAATCATTTATATGCTAAATGCTATACTTCCAACAGAATCATTTAAAGGACAAAGTGATCCTAATGCTAAATGTAAAGATTTATATGAACAAATTCAAACAGGTCATAAATCAAGGGAATTAGCTATTACAAGTTGTTTAAATGCATCCAAAGAAAAAGTGAACCAATTAAAAGCTGAAAGAGATAATGGTAATGATAGTCCTCAACTTCTTAAAGCattaagaaaagaacaaaatactTTACGCTTATTGCAATCAGAATTAAACATAGAAGAAGTTGTAAAAGACCATACAGTTGAGGTTTATTATAAGAAATGCCGTGGTTTTTATAAGCCACCGACTGATATAGAAATCTAA